A stretch of the Gossypium hirsutum isolate 1008001.06 chromosome D07, Gossypium_hirsutum_v2.1, whole genome shotgun sequence genome encodes the following:
- the LOC107954528 gene encoding uncharacterized protein, with product MDQRMKRLEQFQKEMQEKLQQQMNEQQKMIDKMIESQGSMMAQLTQWLNKGTDKGKGSVLNVEEGDSKGPVYLSGFTPQHVEIYPHKSFVTIKPQQIQAGATTQINFQAGLGSNPGDNLVNPAILDFDEIVGKEKMNDELLKQLEEKYKWLDEKFRAMEFANSYYGIDAKELSLVPDLVLPYKFKIPEFEKYNGTSSPEAHITMFCRRMTGYVNNDQLLIHCFQDSLIGAASKWYNRLNRT from the coding sequence ATGGATCAAAGGATGAAAAGGCTAGAACAGTTCCAAAAGGAAATGCAGGAGAAGCTTCAACAGCAAATGAATGAGCAGCAaaaaatgatagacaaaatgatagaatctcaagggagtatgatggccCAGTTAACTCAATGGTTGAACAAgggaactgataaaggaaaaggctcTGTGCTCAATGTTGAAGAAGGAGATAGCAAGGGACCTGTTTATCTCTCAGGTTTTACCCCACAGCATGTTGAGATTTATCCACACAAATCTTTTGTCACCATTAAGCCTCAGCAGATCCAGGCTGGCGCTACAACACAAATAAATTTTCAAGCAGGATTGGGCTCTAACCCTGGAGACAACCTTGTTAATCCTGCTATCCTTGACTTCGATGAAATAgttggaaaggagaaaatgaatgatgaattgcTAAAACAACTAGAAGAAAAGTACAAATGGCTAGATGAGAAATTTAGAGCAATGGAATTTGCTAATAGCTACTATGGGATtgatgctaaagaattgagcttggttccagaTTTGGTACTCCCATACAAGTTCAAAATaccagaatttgagaagtacaacggaactagtagccccgaagcccatattactatgttttgtagacggatgactgggtatgttaatAATGATCAACTGCtgatacattgctttcaggataGCCTCATAGGGGcggcatccaagtggtacaatcggTTGAACCGTACctag